A region from the Vicia villosa cultivar HV-30 ecotype Madison, WI linkage group LG3, Vvil1.0, whole genome shotgun sequence genome encodes:
- the LOC131593223 gene encoding uncharacterized protein LOC131593223, giving the protein MRTPPRTLSGHEVFEQVKDVEVVFGKKPVKEKSVKRTREGQPIEGDSTQCDTTQGYPQQWKKKSIFFELPYWKDNLLRHNLDPMHIEKNVCDNVLFTLLNDRQKSKDHYKAREDLENMGIRPDLWPDENGIISPAAFSLTGKDKRNFLTTLKNIRVPDGYSSNISRCIDLVNLKVNGMMKSHDCHILMEQLLPLAIRTTLPHEISSVLIELCSFFRQLCAKVLKIEDLEKLQNQIVLTLCHMEMLFPPSFFTVMIHLVVHLVEEVKLGGPVHYRWMYPIERYLGKLKSHVRNKAKPEGSIAEGYRFEEILTFCSRYLENIETRWNQPGRVDDDPIGDIQTSSSVAELFPRVGKPVGGSSYYTLTPIEKLQAHRHVLTNCPIVDDYLKQFRSITQNQMRRSQRSVAEIDKKVHREFADWFRNRICNNLDNIHGPDKDVLISLAHGPDKDVLIKLLL; this is encoded by the exons ATGCGGACTCCACCGAGAACATTATCTGGACATGAAGTTTTTGAACAGGTTAAAGATGTTGAAGTGGTCTTTGGTAAAAAGCCAGTGAAAGAAAAATCGGTAAAAAGAACACGTGAGGGACAACCTATAGAAGGTGATAGTACACAATGTGACACTACACAAGGTTatcctcaacaatggaaaaagAAAAGCATATTTTTTGAACTTCCGTATTGGAAGGATAATCTTTTGCGCCATAATCTTGATCCGATGCATATTGAGAAAAATGTGTGCGATAATGTCCTATTTACTTTACTAAATGATAGGCAAAAGAGTAAAGACCATTATAAAGCTCGAGAAGACCTTGAAAATATGGGCATAAGACCTGATCTTTGGCCTGATGAAAATGGTATAATTTCTCCGGCAGCCTTTAGTTTAACAGGTAAAGATAAAAGGAATTTTTTAACAACTTTAAAGAATATTAGGGTGCCTGATGGTTATTCAAGCAACATTTCTAGATGCATTGACTTAGTAAATCTCAAGGTGAATGGAATGATGAAGAGTCATGATTGTCATATATTAATGGAACAACTTCTACCATTAGCCATTCGCACAACATTACCTCATGAGATTTCATCAGTATTGATTGAGTTGTGCTCATTCTTTAGACAATTATGTGCCAAGGTATTGAAAATTGAAGACTTGGAAAAATTGCAAAACCAAATTGTCCTCACTTTATGCCACATGGAAATGTtatttcctccctcgtttttcaCAGTTATGATCCACTTGGTTGTTCACCTTGTTGAAGAAGTTAAACTTGGAGGTCCTGTTCATTATCGATGGATGTATCCTATTGAAAG GTACTTGGGAAAACTTAAATCGCATGTACGTAATAAGGCAAAACCAGAAGGGTCTATTGCGGAAGGATACCGTTTTGAAGAGATTCTTACATTTTGTTCAAGATATCTAGAAAACATTGAGACTAGATGGAATCAACCTGGACGTGTAGATGATGACCCTATTGGTGAtatccaaacaagttcaagtgTAGCAGAGTTATTTCCTAGAGTTGGAAAACCCGTGGGTGGATCTTCTTATTACACCCTAACACCAATTGAAAAGCTGCAAGCTCATAGACACGTTTTAACGAATTGTCCAATAGTTGATGACTATCTAAA GCAGTTCCGAAGTATTACTCAGAACCAAATGAGGCGCAGTCAAAGAAGTGTTGCTGAGATAGACAAGAAGGTTCATAGAGAGTTTGCTGATTGGTTCCGCAATCGT ATTTGCAACAATCTTGACAACATTCATGGACCAGATAAAGATGTTCTCATTAGTCTTGCTCATGGCCCAGATAAAGATGTTCTCATTAAACTGCTACTATAA